GGCATCACCGGGCTGTACGCGATCCGGCTCGGCGACGGCTTCAACGCCGCGGCCGACCGCACCGTCATGCCGGTCAACTCGGTCCGCAACCTCACCGACGCCGTCAAGGCGGGCGGCCCGGTCGATGCGGCCACCCAGCTCAACAACTTCGTCGACCAGGCCCTGTCCCAGACCAAGGGCGGCGCCCCGGCCTCCTGGGGCGGCTCCGGCGCGGGTGACGGCGGCGGCTCGGGCGCGCTGATCGGCCTCGGCGCGGTGGCGCTCGTGGGCGGCGGTGGCGCGTACGCACTGGTGCGCCGGGGCCGCAAGAAGAAGGAAGAGGAGGAGCGCGAGGCGATCCGCAAGCTCTCCGTGGTCGTCGACGAGGACATCACGGCCTTCGGCGAGGAGCTGGACCGACTGGACTTCCACCCCGGTGAGCCCGGCGCGGACGACGCGATGCGCAAGGACTACGAGCAGGGCCTCGACTCGTACGAGAAGGCCAAGCAGATCATGGCCACGGTGCAGCACCCGGGAGAGGTGCAGGGCGTCACCCAGGCGCTGGAGGACGGCCGGTTCGCGCTGGCCTCGCTGGACGCGCGCCGTCAGGGCAAGCCCGTGCCCGAACGCCGGGCGCCGTGCTTCTTCGACCCGCGCCACGGTCCCAGCACCGAGGACGCCGCCTGGGCCCCGGCGGGCGGGGCGCCCCGGACCGTACCGGTCTGCGCGGCGGACGCCGTCCGGCTGCGCGACGGTCAGGACCCGGCTGTTCGTACGGTCGACACCGAGCACGGCCCGCGCCCGTACTACGACGCCGGCCCGGCGTACGGTCCCTGGGCCGGCGGCTACTTCGGCGGCGGCATGCTGCCCGGTCTGCTCATGGGCACGATGCTCGGTTCGATGATGATGTCCGGCCCCGCCTACGCCTCCGACATGGGCGGCGGCTTCGACGGCGGGGACGTCTCCGGCGCCGACTTCAACCCGTCCGACTTCGGCGGGGGAGACTTCGGTGGCGGCGGCGGTTTCGACGGAGGCGGCGGCTTCGGCGGCGGGGACTTCTGACCCGCGCCCCGGCCCCGCGGCGTCAGCCCTGCTTGATCGCGGAGATGTCGAAGGTCAGCTTGACCTTGTCGCTGACCACGACGCCACCGGTCTCCAGGGCGGCGTTCCAGGTCAGACCCCAGTCGGAGCGCAGGATCTCGGCAGCGCCCTCGAAGCCCACGCGCTCGTTGCCGTAGGGGTCGGTGGCGGAGCCGTTGAACTCCAGGTCGATGGAGAGCGGCCGGGTGACGTCCTTGATCGTCAGCTCGCCGGTGATGCGGTAGGTGTCGCCGGAGAGCTGAGCCGCCGCGGTGGAGCGGAAGGTCATCAGGGGGAAGGTCTCGGCGTCGAAGAAGTCGCCGCCGCGCAGGTGGGCGTCGCGGTCGCCGACCCCGGTGTCGACGGAGGCGATCTTCACGTCGATGGAGGCGGTGGAGCGCGCGGGGTCCGTGCCGTCCAGGTGCAGGGTGCCCTCGTGGTCGGCGAAGCTGCCGCGGACGTTGGTCACCATGGCGTGGCGCACGGTGAAGCCGATGCTGCTGTGGCCGGCGTCGATGACGTAGTCACCGGTGAGCGCGGCCAGGGCCGGGTCCACGGCGGGCGTGGCGACGGCGGTGTTCTCGGCGCGGCGGGTGAAGATTCCCATGACTCACTCCTCGGTTCGGGTTGAGGTCTTTTGTTTAACCTTCAACGAGAATGACGCTAGACCCATTCAGTTCAAATTTCAACATCTACGCCGCGTGTCGTCGGGCTTTGTGGTGTCCCCACAAAGGACGAAGGTCCCAACTGGTGGAGTCCTCGCATGACGGAAGGCATCTGTCCGGGCCGCACAGCGGATCGGGCCCGAGACTGTGCGGAACCAACGGAGGGTTTTCGCCGGTCGACTTCGTAAGGTCAGTACATGACCGTTGTGGACCAGACTTCGAGCGAGCCGACGGACGCCCGTGGCCGCGTGGCCGAGTTGCACGCCCTGCGTGAGCAGGCGCAGCGCGGCCCGAGTGACCGTGCGACCGAGGCGCAGCATGCCAAGGGCAAGCTGACGGCGCGGGAGCGGATCGCGCTCCTGCTCGATGAGGGTTCGTTCAAGGAAGTCGAGCAGCTCCGCCGGCACCGGGCGACCGGGTTCGGCCTGGAGTCGAAGAAGCCCTACACCGACGGTGTGATCACCGGTTGGGGCACGGTCGAGGGCCGGACGGTCTTCGTCTACGCGCACGACTTCCGGATCTTCGGCGGGGCGCTGGGCGAGGCCCACGCCACGAAGATCCACAAGATCATGGACATGGCGATCGCCGCGGGTGCTCCGCTGGTCTCGCTGAACGACGGCGCGGGCGCCCGTATCCAGGAGGGCGTCTCGGCGCTGGCCGGGTACGGCGGCATCTTCCAGCGCAACACCAGGGCCTCGGGTGTCATCCCGCAGATCTCGGTGATGCTCGGCCCGTGCGCGGGCGGCGCGGCCTACTCTCCGGCGCTGACGGACTTCGTGTTCATGGTCCGCGACACCTCGCAGATGTTCATCACCGGCCCGGACGTGGTCCGCGCGGTGACGGGTGAGGAGATCACCCAGAACGGACTGGGCGGCGCGGACGTGCACGCCGAGACCTCGGGCGTCGCGCACTTCGCGTACGACGACGAGGAGACCTGCATCTCCGAGGTCCGCTACCTGATCTCGATGCTGCCCTCCAACAACCGGGAGAACCCCCCGGTCCACGAGAGCGCCGACCCGGCCGACCGCCGCTCGGACGTCCTGCTGGACCTGGTCCCGGCCGACGGCAACCGCCCGTACGACATGCTCAAGGTCATCGAGGAACTCGTCGACGAAGGCGACGTCCTGGAGATCCACGAGCGCTGGGCCCGCAACATCATCTGCGCGCTGGCGCGGATGGACGGGCAGGTCGTCGGCATCGTCGCGAACCAGCCCGGCCACCTCGCCGGTGTCCTGGACATCCACGCGTCCGAGAAGGCCGCGCGGTTCGTCCAGCTGTGCGACGCCTTCAACATCCCGATCATCACGCTGCTGGACGTGCCCGGCTTCCTGCCGGGCGTGGACCAGGAGCACGGCGGGATCATCCGGCACGGCGCGAAGCTGCTGTACGCGTACTGCAACGCGACCGTGCCGCGGATCTCGCTGATCCTGCGCAAGGCGTACGGCGGTGCCTACATCGTCATGGACTCGCAGTCCATCGGCGCCGACCTCACCTACGCCTGGCCGACCAACGAGATCGCCGTGATGGGCGCCGAGGGCGCAGCCAACGTCATCTTCCGCAAGCAGATCGCGGACGCCGAGGACCCCGAGGCGATGCGCGCGCGCATGGTCAAGGAGTACAAGTCCGAGCTGATGCACCCGTACTACGCGGCCGAGCGCGGTCTCGTCGACGACGTCATCGACCCCGCCGAGACCCGCGAGGTGCTCGTCAGCGCCCTCGCGATGCTCCGCAACAAGCACGCAGACCTGCCGTCCCGCAAGCACGGCAACCCGCCGCAGTAAGAAGTGAAGGAGACCTGCCACCCATGAGCATCACTGACACCCTGCTGCGCGTCGAGAAGGGTCACGCCGAGCCCGAGGAGCTGGCCGCGATCACCGCGATCCTGCTCGCCCGCGCCGCCGCCACCCCCGAGGCCGTCCCGGCCCAGTCCACCGGCTCCACCGCTGGCTGGCGCCGTCTGGAGCGCACCCCGGGCTTCCGCGCCCCGCACAGCTGGCAGGGCTAGGCCGTACTTCCCGGCCCACCGGGCCGATGCGAAAGGCCCCCGCACTCTTCCGAGTGCGGGGGCCTTTTCGTGTGCGCCGGAGCCGTTACCGCAGGCGCGCCATCAGCGCGTGCTCGACCAGAGTGATCAGGGCACTCTTGGCGTCGGCGCGGTGGCGGGCGTCGGTGGTGATGATCGGGGCGTCGGGGCCGATCTGCAGGGCCTCGCGGACCTCTTCGGGGGTGTACGGCTGGTGCCCGTCGAAACCGTTCAGGGCGATCACGAAGGGCAGGCCGCTGTTCTCGAAGTAGTCGACGGCGGGGAAGCAGTCGGCGAGACGGCGGGTGTCGACGAGCACGACGGCGCCGATGGCGCCGCGCACGAGGTCGTCCCACATGAACCAGAAGCGGTCCTGGCCCGGCGTACCGAAGAGGTACAGGATCAGGTCCTGGTCCAGGGTGATGCGGCCGAAGTCCATGGCGACCGTGGTGGTCGTCTTGTCCCCGGTGTGGGTGAGATCGTCGATCCCCGCGGAAGCGGATGTCATCACGGCTTCGGTGCGCAGCGGGTTGATCTCGGAGACGGCGCCCACGAACGTGGTCTTGCCCACGCCGAAGCCACCCGCCACCACGATCTTCGCGGAAGTGGTGGAGCGAGTCGCTCCGCCACCGCCGCTAGAGCTTGCGAAGTCCACTGAGCACCCTTTCGAGCAGTGTCACGTCTGGCTGACCGCCGGCGGATTCGTCCCCGCCGGGCTGATGGATGGCGACAAGGCCCGCCTCCGCCAGGTCGGCGACGAGGATTCGGGCGACGCCGAGGGGGATGGAGAGAAGAGCCGAGATCTCGGCGACCGACTTGATCTCGATGCAGAGCCGGCAGATGCGCTGGTGCTCGGGCAACTGCCCTTGCAGGCGCGAGGGGTCGGCCGTGGTGCTGACCAGCGCCTCGATGGCGAGCTGGTAGCGGGGCCGGGTCCGGCCGCCGGTCATGGCGTACGGACGCACCAGCGGGTTGTGTGCCTTGGGGGCCGGCGGCTGCGAAGGCCGCTGCGGCTGCTGGTGCTGCTGCGGAGTGTACGGCTGCTGCCGCTGCGGGGCCTGCGAGGGCCGGCCGTAGGGCTGCTGCGGGTAGGGCTGGTGCTCCGGCGCGGGCCGGCTGGGGGAGGAAGGGAAGTTGAAGCGGTTCTGGTCGTGCCCACCCTGCGGCTGCTGCGCGCCGCCATAAGGATGTCCTCCGTGGGGTGTTGTCACGTTTCCTCCTCCGACTCCAAGAACGCAGTACTCCCTGTGGAACCGCGCCACCGCACCCTATGGTGCGATGGCGCGAAACGCACTGCCTGTCTGCTAGTTGAGAAGACTGCCCTGCAGCTCCGCGCGCAGGTCCGGGGTGAGGACACTGCCCGCGCGATCCACCAGGAGGGCCATCTCGTAGCCCACCAGACCGATGTCGCACTCGGGGTGCGCGAGCACCGCGAGCGAGGATCCGTCGGAGACGGACATGAGGAAGAGGAACCCGCGGTCCATCTCCACCACCGTCTGGTTGACGGCGCCGCCCTCGAAGATGCGGGAGGCGCCGGCGGTCAGCGAGGTCAGCCCGGAGGCCACGGCCGCCAGCTGGTCGGCGCGGTCCCGCGGGAATCCTTCCGACATGGCCAGAAGGAGGCCGTCGGCGGAGACCACCACCGTGTGGGACACCCCGGGGGTGTTGTCCACGAAGTTCGTGATCAACCAGTTCAGGTTCTGTGCCGCCTGGCTCATCGGGCTCACACTAACGCTCCTGGTCATAGCTGTTACTTGACTGCTCCGAACCCGCACTGCGCCCCTGCTCGACACCGCGGCGCAGGTTGCTCAGCCTGCCACGGACGTCCTCCGGGGCACGGGAGACCTGGGGGCCGCCCTGCGGGGTCGATTCCGCCGTGCCCTCGACCAGGTTGGCCTTGGGCACTCGCCGAGGGAGACCGGACGGGGTGACCCCGCCCGCCTTCGGCTCACGAAGCTTTCCGGCCTGCTGCCAGCGTTCGTCGTTGCGCGAACGCCAGGACTCGGGACCTTCCGCTTCCGCCGGGGCCGCCTCCGCTTCGGCGGACCGCTGCTGTCGCTGCGACCGCCCTTCGAAGAGGGATCCGGTGGATTCCTTTTCCTGCTGTGCCGGCTGCCACTGCTGCTGGCTGCCACGACGCGGCAGGCCCGCTCCGGTCAAGGTGTGACCGGCGTCGGCAGCGGTGTCCGGACGGTCGAAGCCTACGCGCTCCGGGGCCTGTTCGGCACCGGACGGTGATTCCGATTCGGTCCCGTAATCCTGCTGGTAAGCGGCCGGATGGGTGTTCTGTTCCGGCCACTGTGCCTGGTGGGACTGGACATCGTAGCCACCGTCGTAGGGCTGTTCGGTCTGCTGGGTGTCCTGGTACCCGGCTTCCGGATAGGCGTAACCATCCTGCTGGTACGTCTCGTATCCGGCCTGCTGGGGGTAGCCGTCCTGGGTTTCGTACGCGGCGGCCTCGTAGCCCTGCTCGGGCTGCTGCTCGTACCCCTGGTACGGCTGGTAGCCGTGTTCCGGCTGAGGTTCCGGATACTCCTGCTGCGACGGCTGGGCCGGCTGCTCCTGCTGCGGGAAGCCGACCTGCGCCTCCAGCGCGGCCCGGCGTTCGTCGCGGCCCAGCGAGCGGCCCACCGGGTCCAGCTGGCGCGGGGCGCCGT
This is a stretch of genomic DNA from Streptomyces sp. NBC_00536. It encodes these proteins:
- a CDS encoding YceI family protein, which translates into the protein MGIFTRRAENTAVATPAVDPALAALTGDYVIDAGHSSIGFTVRHAMVTNVRGSFADHEGTLHLDGTDPARSTASIDVKIASVDTGVGDRDAHLRGGDFFDAETFPLMTFRSTAAAQLSGDTYRITGELTIKDVTRPLSIDLEFNGSATDPYGNERVGFEGAAEILRSDWGLTWNAALETGGVVVSDKVKLTFDISAIKQG
- a CDS encoding acyl-CoA carboxylase subunit beta, translating into MTVVDQTSSEPTDARGRVAELHALREQAQRGPSDRATEAQHAKGKLTARERIALLLDEGSFKEVEQLRRHRATGFGLESKKPYTDGVITGWGTVEGRTVFVYAHDFRIFGGALGEAHATKIHKIMDMAIAAGAPLVSLNDGAGARIQEGVSALAGYGGIFQRNTRASGVIPQISVMLGPCAGGAAYSPALTDFVFMVRDTSQMFITGPDVVRAVTGEEITQNGLGGADVHAETSGVAHFAYDDEETCISEVRYLISMLPSNNRENPPVHESADPADRRSDVLLDLVPADGNRPYDMLKVIEELVDEGDVLEIHERWARNIICALARMDGQVVGIVANQPGHLAGVLDIHASEKAARFVQLCDAFNIPIITLLDVPGFLPGVDQEHGGIIRHGAKLLYAYCNATVPRISLILRKAYGGAYIVMDSQSIGADLTYAWPTNEIAVMGAEGAANVIFRKQIADAEDPEAMRARMVKEYKSELMHPYYAAERGLVDDVIDPAETREVLVSALAMLRNKHADLPSRKHGNPPQ
- a CDS encoding acyl-CoA carboxylase subunit epsilon encodes the protein MSITDTLLRVEKGHAEPEELAAITAILLARAAATPEAVPAQSTGSTAGWRRLERTPGFRAPHSWQG
- a CDS encoding GTP-binding protein, whose amino-acid sequence is MDFASSSGGGGATRSTTSAKIVVAGGFGVGKTTFVGAVSEINPLRTEAVMTSASAGIDDLTHTGDKTTTTVAMDFGRITLDQDLILYLFGTPGQDRFWFMWDDLVRGAIGAVVLVDTRRLADCFPAVDYFENSGLPFVIALNGFDGHQPYTPEEVREALQIGPDAPIITTDARHRADAKSALITLVEHALMARLR
- a CDS encoding DUF742 domain-containing protein — translated: MTTPHGGHPYGGAQQPQGGHDQNRFNFPSSPSRPAPEHQPYPQQPYGRPSQAPQRQQPYTPQQHQQPQRPSQPPAPKAHNPLVRPYAMTGGRTRPRYQLAIEALVSTTADPSRLQGQLPEHQRICRLCIEIKSVAEISALLSIPLGVARILVADLAEAGLVAIHQPGGDESAGGQPDVTLLERVLSGLRKL
- a CDS encoding roadblock/LC7 domain-containing protein; the encoded protein is MSQAAQNLNWLITNFVDNTPGVSHTVVVSADGLLLAMSEGFPRDRADQLAAVASGLTSLTAGASRIFEGGAVNQTVVEMDRGFLFLMSVSDGSSLAVLAHPECDIGLVGYEMALLVDRAGSVLTPDLRAELQGSLLN